In Geotalea uraniireducens, one genomic interval encodes:
- a CDS encoding glycogen/starch/alpha-glucan phosphorylase produces MNDELLNATAESAELDMMMLIIKSFLEHLEYTLGKDKYSATRHDLFNALAYAVRDRMVERWLDTQQAYYNDDPKRVYYLSMEFLMGRTLENSLVNLGLLDNFREAMNSLGYDLDDIMNQEQDAGLGNGGLGRLAACFLDSMATMGIPAYGYGIRYEYGIFRQNIVDGAQVEIPDNWLRYRNPWEMDRQEHLHVIKFNGRVVERKDGEANSIFDWIDTDDVMAMAYDTPIPGYGTNTVNTMRLWTAKSTREFDLTFFNEGNYIRAVEKKMMTENISKVLYPADHVPEGKELRFKQEYFLASATLHDVIYRFRKMHDDLRLLPDKVAIQLNDTHPALAIPEMMRLLLDHFRLDWQTAWDITTRTFAYTNHTILPEALEKWPIWFFEQILPRHLQLIYEINDRFLAEVRSRFPGDIGKLERMSLIEEHWERKVRMANLAIVGSHSVNGVAALHTEILKESVFRDFYEMYPERFNNKTNGITQRRWLKGANPGQAALIGKAIGEGWVTDLYQLQQLRPLIDDPAFVAEWREVKRQNKQRLAEYIRKHNCIEVNIDSMFDCQVKRIHEYKRQLLNILHVITLYNRIKENPAVDQVPRTIIFSGKAAPAYYLAKLIVRLINAVGETVNGDPAVGDRLKVVFLANYGVSLAEKIFPAADLSEQISTAGTEASGTGNMKFALNGALTIGTLDGANIEIMEEVGRENIFIFGMNAGEVEELRRKGYVPRDYYNRNAELKKGLNMIAEGTFSPTNRELFRPIVDTLLNQGDYYMLLADYASYIACQEEVSALYLNQDEWARRAILNCAGIGKFSSDRTIADYAREIWGVERMEIHPVLEYRQSAAAE; encoded by the coding sequence ATGAATGACGAGCTCCTCAACGCGACTGCGGAATCTGCCGAACTCGACATGATGATGCTCATCATCAAGTCCTTCCTTGAGCATCTTGAGTATACGCTTGGCAAGGATAAATACTCGGCGACCCGCCATGACCTGTTCAATGCCCTGGCCTACGCGGTACGCGACCGGATGGTGGAACGCTGGCTCGATACGCAGCAGGCCTATTACAACGACGACCCGAAGCGGGTCTACTATCTTTCCATGGAATTTCTGATGGGACGAACGCTGGAAAACAGCCTCGTCAACCTGGGGTTGCTCGACAATTTCCGGGAGGCGATGAATTCCCTCGGCTACGACCTTGACGACATCATGAACCAGGAACAGGACGCCGGCCTCGGCAACGGGGGGCTCGGCCGGCTGGCCGCCTGCTTCCTCGATTCCATGGCCACCATGGGGATTCCGGCATACGGCTACGGCATCCGCTACGAATATGGCATTTTCCGCCAGAACATCGTCGACGGGGCTCAGGTGGAGATTCCCGACAACTGGCTCCGCTACCGGAACCCATGGGAAATGGACCGGCAGGAGCATCTGCACGTCATCAAATTCAACGGCCGGGTAGTCGAGCGAAAGGACGGCGAGGCGAACAGCATCTTCGACTGGATCGATACCGACGACGTCATGGCGATGGCCTACGACACGCCGATTCCCGGCTACGGCACCAACACCGTCAACACGATGCGGCTCTGGACCGCCAAATCGACCCGTGAATTCGACCTCACCTTCTTTAATGAAGGAAACTACATTCGCGCCGTCGAAAAGAAAATGATGACGGAAAATATCTCCAAGGTCCTCTATCCCGCCGACCACGTCCCGGAGGGGAAGGAACTCCGTTTCAAGCAGGAATATTTTCTCGCCTCGGCAACCCTTCACGACGTCATCTACCGTTTCCGGAAAATGCACGACGATCTGCGGCTACTTCCCGACAAGGTCGCCATCCAGCTAAACGACACCCATCCGGCCCTGGCGATTCCGGAAATGATGCGACTTTTGCTCGATCATTTCCGCCTCGACTGGCAAACGGCCTGGGATATCACCACTAGGACCTTCGCCTATACCAATCACACGATTCTTCCCGAGGCGCTGGAAAAATGGCCGATCTGGTTCTTCGAACAGATCCTCCCCCGCCACCTGCAGCTCATTTACGAGATCAACGACCGTTTTCTGGCCGAAGTCCGCAGTCGTTTCCCCGGCGATATCGGCAAGCTGGAGCGGATGTCGCTCATCGAAGAGCACTGGGAACGCAAGGTGCGGATGGCCAACCTGGCCATCGTCGGCAGCCACTCGGTCAACGGCGTGGCCGCCCTGCATACGGAAATCCTCAAAGAGAGCGTTTTCCGCGACTTCTACGAAATGTACCCGGAACGGTTCAACAACAAGACCAACGGCATCACCCAGCGCCGCTGGCTCAAAGGTGCCAATCCGGGGCAGGCAGCGCTCATCGGCAAGGCCATCGGCGAGGGCTGGGTCACCGACCTTTATCAGCTGCAGCAGCTCCGCCCCCTCATCGACGATCCCGCCTTTGTTGCCGAATGGCGGGAAGTCAAGCGGCAGAACAAACAGCGGCTGGCCGAGTACATCCGCAAGCACAATTGCATCGAGGTCAACATCGACTCGATGTTCGACTGCCAGGTAAAGCGGATTCACGAATACAAGCGGCAGTTGCTGAACATCCTCCACGTCATTACACTCTACAACCGGATCAAGGAAAATCCGGCGGTGGACCAGGTGCCGCGCACGATAATCTTCAGCGGCAAGGCCGCTCCCGCTTATTATCTCGCCAAGCTGATCGTCCGGCTGATCAACGCCGTCGGCGAGACGGTCAACGGCGATCCGGCGGTCGGCGACCGGTTGAAGGTGGTCTTTCTCGCCAATTACGGAGTCTCGCTGGCGGAGAAGATCTTCCCTGCCGCCGACCTGTCGGAGCAGATTTCCACTGCCGGCACCGAAGCGTCGGGAACCGGCAACATGAAATTCGCCCTCAACGGCGCCCTGACCATCGGCACCCTCGACGGCGCCAATATCGAGATCATGGAAGAAGTGGGACGGGAGAACATCTTCATCTTCGGCATGAACGCCGGGGAAGTCGAGGAGCTGCGCCGCAAGGGGTACGTACCCCGCGACTATTACAACCGCAATGCCGAGCTGAAAAAAGGACTGAACATGATCGCCGAAGGGACTTTCTCGCCGACCAACCGGGAGCTGTTCCGCCCCATCGTCGACACCCTGCTCAACCAGGGAGACTATTACATGCTCCTCGCGGACTACGCCTCTTACATCGCCTGCCAGGAGGAAGTGAGCGCCCTTTACCTGAACCAGGACGAATGGGCGCGCCGGGCGATCCTCAACTGCGCCGGGATAGGCAAATTCTCCAGCGACCGGACCATTGCCGACTACGCCCGGGAAATCTGGGGGGTTGAGCGGATGGAAATCCATCCGGTGCTGGAATACCGGCAGAGTGCCGCCGCGGAATAG
- a CDS encoding replication-associated recombination protein A has translation MDLFDTTAASETLKDAPLAERMRPRTLDEYVGQEHLLGEGKLLRRLIESDTLTSLIFWGPPGSGKTTLARVIANATKSHFIFFSAILSGVKEIRELVKEAEEARKYHGKNTILFVDEIHRFNKTQQDAFLPYVERGTFTIIGATTENPSFEVIAPLLSRCKVLVLSPLADDDVEKILRHALADRERGLGERELRADDEAIAYIAEQAGGDGRVALNTLETAVRLAQNGIIDLETVREAVQKKPLLYDKGGEEHYNVISAFIKSMRGSDPDGALYWLARMIEAGEDPLFILRRMVILASEDIGNADPRALQVAIAALQGFQLVGMPEGRIIMGQAVTYLATAPKSNASYVGIDAALAEVRKSGALPVPLHIRNAPTKLMKELGYHQGYKYAHDYQEGFAVQDYLPERLQGKRFYEPTGRGYEKTIKERLDWLRAREEAEQ, from the coding sequence ATGGATCTTTTCGACACGACTGCCGCCAGTGAAACCCTCAAGGATGCCCCACTCGCCGAACGGATGCGCCCCCGCACCCTCGACGAGTACGTCGGCCAGGAGCACCTGCTCGGTGAAGGGAAGCTGCTGCGCCGGCTGATCGAGTCGGACACCCTGACCTCCCTCATTTTCTGGGGGCCGCCCGGCTCCGGCAAGACCACCCTCGCCCGGGTAATCGCCAACGCGACCAAGTCCCACTTCATTTTTTTCTCGGCCATCCTCTCCGGGGTTAAGGAGATTCGGGAACTGGTCAAGGAAGCGGAAGAGGCGCGCAAGTACCACGGGAAAAACACCATCCTGTTCGTCGACGAGATCCACCGCTTCAACAAAACCCAGCAGGACGCCTTTCTGCCCTATGTGGAGCGGGGAACCTTCACCATCATCGGCGCCACGACCGAGAACCCTTCTTTCGAAGTTATCGCGCCGCTGCTCTCCCGCTGCAAGGTGCTGGTTCTCTCCCCGCTGGCCGACGACGACGTGGAAAAGATCCTCCGCCATGCCCTCGCCGACCGGGAGCGGGGGCTGGGCGAGCGGGAACTGAGGGCCGACGACGAGGCAATTGCCTACATTGCCGAGCAGGCGGGGGGGGATGGCCGGGTTGCCCTCAACACCCTGGAGACCGCGGTCCGCTTGGCCCAAAACGGGATCATCGACCTGGAGACGGTCCGCGAGGCGGTCCAGAAAAAACCGCTCCTCTACGACAAGGGGGGAGAAGAACACTACAACGTCATCTCGGCCTTCATCAAATCGATGCGCGGCAGCGATCCGGATGGGGCGCTCTACTGGCTGGCGCGGATGATCGAGGCGGGCGAAGACCCGCTGTTCATCCTCCGGCGGATGGTAATCCTGGCCAGCGAAGACATCGGTAACGCCGATCCCCGGGCACTACAGGTCGCCATTGCCGCGCTGCAGGGGTTCCAACTGGTAGGCATGCCGGAAGGGCGGATCATCATGGGGCAGGCGGTTACCTATCTCGCCACTGCCCCCAAGTCGAACGCGTCGTACGTCGGCATCGACGCCGCCCTGGCGGAGGTACGGAAAAGCGGAGCGCTCCCGGTACCGCTCCACATTCGCAATGCGCCGACCAAGCTGATGAAGGAGCTGGGCTATCACCAGGGCTACAAGTATGCCCACGATTACCAGGAAGGCTTCGCCGTGCAGGATTACCTGCCGGAGCGGTTGCAGGGAAAGCGGTTCTACGAACCGACCGGGCGGGGCTACGAGAAGACGATCAAGGAACGGCTCGACTGGCTGCGCGCCAGGGAAGAGGCGGAACAATAG
- the pfkA gene encoding 6-phosphofructokinase has protein sequence MKKIGILTSGGDCSGMNATIRAAVRTALRLNLEVVGFRKGYAGLMKGDCIQLDSRAVSNILHRGGTFLQSARSAEFRTTEGQEQAVAALRAMGVDGLVILGGDGSLCGALALHRLGYPVIGIPASIDNDIPYTDMALGVDTALNNIIYAVDCIKDTASSHARAFVIEVMGRNSGYLASVAAIATGAEYALVPEREFDLAEICQQLRCRYEEGRDNAIIILAEGAGHAQEVAHSIKDAIGFETRVTVLGHYQRGGAPTVFDRLLASRFGKKAVELLISGQQGMMVGLSCNAILATPLEDVIRGEKRPQDEVLRLAEVLGI, from the coding sequence ATGAAGAAGATCGGGATTCTTACCAGCGGCGGTGACTGTTCCGGCATGAACGCCACCATCCGGGCGGCGGTCCGGACCGCGCTCCGCCTGAACCTCGAAGTCGTCGGTTTCCGCAAGGGCTACGCGGGGCTGATGAAGGGCGACTGTATCCAGCTCGACAGTCGGGCGGTCTCCAATATCCTTCACCGGGGGGGGACCTTCCTCCAGTCGGCCCGTTCCGCCGAGTTCCGCACGACAGAGGGGCAAGAGCAGGCGGTAGCGGCTCTCCGCGCCATGGGGGTCGACGGGCTGGTGATTCTCGGCGGCGACGGCTCCCTCTGCGGGGCGCTCGCCCTCCATCGGCTCGGCTATCCGGTCATCGGCATCCCGGCCAGCATCGACAACGATATCCCCTATACCGACATGGCCCTCGGCGTCGACACGGCGCTGAACAACATCATCTACGCCGTCGACTGCATAAAGGACACCGCCAGTTCCCACGCCCGCGCCTTCGTCATCGAGGTGATGGGACGCAATTCCGGCTACCTGGCCAGCGTCGCCGCCATCGCCACCGGTGCCGAATACGCGCTGGTGCCGGAGCGGGAATTCGATCTGGCCGAAATCTGCCAGCAACTGCGCTGCCGTTACGAAGAGGGCCGGGACAACGCGATCATCATCCTCGCCGAGGGGGCCGGCCACGCCCAGGAGGTCGCCCATAGCATCAAGGATGCCATCGGCTTCGAAACCCGGGTGACCGTCCTCGGTCACTACCAGCGGGGCGGCGCGCCGACGGTCTTCGACCGGCTGCTGGCGAGCCGGTTCGGCAAGAAGGCCGTTGAACTGCTTATCTCCGGACAGCAGGGGATGATGGTCGGCCTCTCCTGCAACGCCATCCTCGCCACCCCCCTGGAAGATGTCATCAGGGGGGAAAAGCGCCCACAGGACGAAGTGCTGCGACTGGCGGAAGTCCTCGGTATTTGA
- a CDS encoding response regulator — protein sequence MNRKLLLVDDEPQIIAALQRTLVDEPFEIFTAGNGEEGLAVMEQHRPAVVISDERMPGMGGAEFLAEVRQRYPETVRLMLTGHASLEATINAVNRGEIYRFFTKPWDSLELQLALRAAFEKHALEEENRRLLRTVRRQSRELKLLEEKYPGITVAERDEAGVFVLPDLSDEELAAAIERCNRS from the coding sequence ATGAACCGGAAACTTTTGCTGGTGGACGACGAGCCGCAGATCATCGCGGCATTGCAACGGACGCTCGTTGACGAGCCGTTCGAGATTTTTACGGCCGGCAATGGCGAGGAAGGGCTGGCGGTCATGGAGCAGCACCGGCCGGCGGTGGTTATTTCCGACGAACGGATGCCCGGCATGGGAGGAGCCGAATTTCTGGCCGAGGTGCGGCAACGATATCCGGAGACGGTGCGGCTGATGCTGACCGGCCATGCCAGCCTCGAAGCGACGATCAACGCGGTCAACCGGGGGGAGATTTACCGCTTCTTCACCAAGCCGTGGGATAGCCTCGAACTGCAGCTGGCGTTGCGCGCCGCTTTCGAGAAACACGCCCTGGAGGAGGAGAATCGCCGGCTCCTCCGGACGGTACGGCGCCAGTCCCGGGAGTTAAAGCTACTGGAAGAGAAATACCCCGGCATTACGGTGGCCGAACGGGACGAGGCCGGGGTCTTCGTCCTTCCCGACTTGTCGGACGAGGAACTGGCCGCCGCCATCGAGCGGTGCAACCGGAGCTAG
- a CDS encoding ATPase, T2SS/T4P/T4SS family — MSRYAELFKAVGRSDGMNIAGDDVVDTEPDETGGGFTLLFVDDEEGVLKALRRIFLEENYEILTATAADKALEIMERQPVHLVISDHRMPGMTGAEFLKEVRTRWPETIRIMLTGYADVQSIMGAVKDGAVYKFITKPWNDEDLRLTVSLALQQYVLLRENRKLKEVARRQQLKIKNYAGLFDKSRGLMGNILVNEGVISGADLERANDSLQPDEFFGDVLVRLGLATEAQILKALQANLHIEPIDLREAAISAAAVRSLPRDLCERSRLIPVRLEGGQLTIAMADPSDILLCDNIAMVTGLKVVPLLAAGSEIAAQLRRCYSEGPAGGDGLDELGELEPLDEIDIVLEEDEKEVSVDELIGSSKVPPIIRIVNAIISEAIRYKASDIHVEPKTKYTIIRYRIDGMLHTKLRIPPDLHAAVVSRIKILSKMDIAERRRPQDGRITVKSGTRIVDLRVSSLPTINGEKMVLRILDKSGAVKRLEELGVLPDDLKKIGAISRKPQGVIIATGPTGSGKTTMLYSLLSTMLQSSKNFETIEEPVEYFVEEANQVSVRDKIGLTFSQVLRATLRQDPDVILVGEVRDFDTADVAFKASLTGHMVLTTLHTNNSVASITRLMDMGIKPYIIASALEGIIAQRLVRRVCDHCRTAVPPDVELTTLLRIPPGYLGHEIYVGKGCDKCNQTGYLGRTGVFEIFVMNDDFRHFISSNYKESELLQMARATGMRTLIEDGMEKVRRGETTLEELVRVIGPQIGYERQCLGCNRIIDAKFLFCPHCGDVRHDVCQQCRMPLESDWLVCPFCGTKPADDCIALTEEI, encoded by the coding sequence ATGTCACGATATGCGGAACTGTTCAAGGCGGTGGGGCGCAGCGACGGCATGAATATCGCCGGCGACGACGTAGTCGATACCGAGCCCGATGAGACGGGCGGCGGCTTTACCCTTCTGTTCGTCGATGACGAGGAAGGGGTGCTGAAGGCGCTGCGGCGGATCTTCCTCGAAGAGAACTACGAGATCCTGACCGCCACCGCCGCCGACAAGGCCCTGGAAATCATGGAGCGGCAACCGGTCCACCTGGTCATTTCCGACCACCGGATGCCGGGGATGACGGGCGCCGAATTCCTCAAGGAAGTGCGCACCCGCTGGCCGGAGACGATCCGGATCATGCTGACCGGTTATGCCGACGTCCAGTCGATCATGGGCGCGGTGAAGGACGGGGCGGTCTACAAATTCATCACCAAGCCGTGGAACGATGAGGATCTGCGGCTGACGGTCAGCCTGGCCCTCCAGCAGTACGTGCTGTTGCGGGAGAACCGCAAGCTGAAGGAGGTTGCCCGTCGGCAACAGCTGAAGATCAAAAACTACGCCGGCCTGTTCGACAAGAGTCGCGGACTGATGGGGAACATCCTCGTCAACGAGGGGGTCATCAGCGGCGCCGACCTGGAACGGGCGAACGACAGCCTGCAACCCGACGAGTTCTTCGGCGACGTCCTGGTGCGGCTCGGCCTGGCGACGGAAGCGCAAATCCTCAAGGCGTTGCAGGCAAATCTCCACATCGAGCCGATCGATCTGCGGGAGGCGGCGATCTCGGCGGCTGCCGTCCGCTCGCTTCCCCGTGACCTTTGCGAGCGGAGCCGGCTGATTCCGGTCCGCCTTGAGGGGGGGCAGCTGACCATCGCCATGGCCGATCCGTCGGATATCCTCCTCTGCGACAACATCGCCATGGTCACCGGGCTGAAAGTGGTGCCGCTTTTGGCCGCCGGCTCGGAGATCGCCGCTCAGCTTCGGCGTTGTTACAGCGAAGGACCGGCGGGTGGTGACGGGCTCGACGAACTGGGCGAGCTCGAACCGCTGGACGAGATCGACATCGTTCTCGAAGAGGATGAGAAGGAGGTCAGCGTCGACGAACTGATCGGCTCGTCAAAGGTGCCGCCGATCATCCGCATCGTCAACGCGATCATTTCCGAGGCGATCCGCTACAAGGCGAGCGACATCCATGTTGAGCCGAAGACCAAGTACACGATCATCCGTTACCGGATCGACGGCATGCTGCATACCAAGTTGCGGATTCCTCCCGATCTCCACGCCGCAGTGGTGTCGCGGATCAAGATTCTCTCCAAGATGGACATCGCCGAGCGGCGCCGTCCCCAGGACGGGCGGATTACGGTCAAGTCGGGGACGCGGATCGTCGACCTGCGGGTCTCGTCGCTGCCGACCATCAACGGCGAAAAGATGGTATTGCGCATCCTCGACAAGAGCGGGGCGGTCAAGCGTCTCGAAGAACTGGGGGTGCTTCCCGACGATCTGAAGAAGATCGGTGCCATCAGCCGCAAGCCCCAGGGGGTGATCATCGCCACCGGCCCGACCGGCAGCGGCAAGACCACCATGCTCTACTCTCTGCTGTCGACCATGCTGCAGAGCAGCAAAAACTTCGAAACCATCGAGGAACCGGTCGAATATTTCGTCGAAGAGGCGAACCAGGTGTCGGTGCGGGACAAGATCGGCCTGACCTTCTCCCAGGTGCTCCGTGCCACCCTTCGCCAGGACCCGGACGTGATCCTGGTCGGGGAGGTCCGGGACTTCGATACCGCCGATGTGGCCTTCAAGGCGTCGCTGACCGGTCACATGGTGTTGACGACCCTCCATACCAACAACTCGGTGGCCTCGATCACCCGGCTGATGGATATGGGGATCAAGCCGTACATCATCGCCTCGGCTCTCGAAGGGATCATCGCCCAGCGGTTGGTCCGCCGCGTCTGCGACCATTGCCGCACCGCCGTCCCCCCCGATGTGGAGCTGACCACCCTGCTCCGTATCCCGCCGGGATACCTCGGCCATGAAATCTATGTGGGGAAAGGGTGCGACAAGTGCAACCAGACCGGCTACCTCGGTCGGACCGGGGTGTTCGAGATTTTCGTCATGAACGACGATTTCCGTCATTTCATCAGCAGCAACTACAAAGAGTCGGAACTGTTGCAGATGGCCCGGGCGACCGGGATGCGGACCCTGATCGAGGACGGGATGGAAAAGGTCCGGCGGGGGGAGACGACCTTGGAGGAGCTGGTGCGGGTGATCGGTCCGCAGATCGGTTACGAGCGCCAGTGCCTCGGCTGTAATCGGATTATCGACGCCAAGTTCCTCTTCTGCCCCCACTGCGGCGACGTCCGTCACGACGTCTGCCAGCAGTGCCGGATGCCGCTGGAGAGTGACTGGCTGGTCTGCCCGTTCTGCGGGACGAAACCGGCCGACGACTGTATCGCGCTGACGGAGGAGATATGA